The segment cattaagttatggcccttggacatagaaaaatagcattaattgttagtttgcatccaagtttcttatctctgtagataagaattaagaatactacactcattaaaacttctagcatagtaatactacaatatagctaaattattcatgatcatctacatgccacagtttattgacttggttaaagatgtaaacctaattataaatttgtcttttttcttgcatggtctagtctctacttgaatagtagttgatttcctatcctggttcctcaattttcccttttaccataatcTACATaataaactttgaatattgttgtggtacagtgatttttgcaaccggtagagGACTATGTATtgtcatgcaatactctcagaatgcttgtttaattATGTTCATGCCTATAGACAAAATCATGAAGCATACAtggaatctgattggtctagacagtcacgtgccagaGATGATAAAACTTTATATCTCCATCTCAAACATATCTCCCCATCATATTTCACTCCTGTGGGAACCTCAtgcattttccatatatattgaACTTCAAGGTAGACGTAgtttattgtgatgtcacaataagtccgagtcattctactccAAGTTTGTAAGACGCAAAATATGCAGGTCTCTGATATACAGTTAAATCGCCTGATTTTGGTTAATACAAAAACAGGCAAATAAATCaccattcaaggagaatggaaatacaaaactggttatcatatcactgtatctCGTTGTATGTATCTTCTTATACGTTGATGGCGCGGTGTAACCATTAGGGCGATCTCGGCTACATACATGAAATGCAtatttgtagtcttgctttgttttggTATAGTAAACAATTTATTACATGAATATTCGGGAGAtctgaagatttattcacccaagaaaaatcatattcccctcagACCTTGCCCACTGGGATTATGATTGGGGTTTTTTCTTGGgcgaataaatcttcatatctccctctcgtGCAATAGATTATAAAGCTGTAAGGTTCCTTATGATATTATGATTAAGAAATGGAACATGGCGTAATTTTGGAGTTCCTTATGACTAATTTGAAATCTTTGTAGTTTATGAAAATTCTGAAGACATTGCAATGACCCAAAAGAACAATTCCGACAATGTGTATTCAAATGCAGCTGAAGGAAATAATTTGAGAAATGGCAGTCGTGGCTACAAGGTAATTAATGTCCGTCTTGAACTTAACAAATCGTCACCATATTGCAAAATTTATTGAAGTACAAGGGCTATTCATTATATAGTGACACTAAATGTACTGCATTTCAATACGTCTGATTGAATCGACATTCCTTGAAATGTATGTCTATTGTTATCCATACTATTGAACtgacacaaaataaaacaaacttaTCACAAAGTGATTCCAAGGAAACCACCTTTTCTCGACCCACCTTGTCGTTTGTCTGTAAACTGTCGTCtatccatctgtaaacttttcacatttttaactttttctccaaaaccacttgggccaatttcaaccaaactttgcaaaGAATATTcttggatgaaggggattcaactttgttcaaaatgtagataatcacgaaaatgcaaaaatttggtgggatcatttaaaaatcttctcaagaaccactaggctagaaaagcttaaatttacatgccatagtgcagattcaagtttgataaaatcatggcccccaggggtaggtggggccacaataggggatcaaagtgttatatgctgatatataggggaaatcttttgaaatatcttttaaactacTCGTATTTAAGCTATAagtactttcatattttgtatatacattctttattgaaagacctttcatgtgatgcaatggtgtgtgtgatcttgtgaTGTTGaactggaagtttgacctacttttaataaaactCTTACCTATTCAAAATGTGCTCAAGTTTatcctcccccctcccccttcaaagaagaagggcatattgctttgcacctgtttGTCGGTCAGTTGGTAGGTAGACCacatattgtccactcaatatctcatgaaccattcacttgatggtaatgatatatcatatgtgggttggttatgagtagaagaggacccctattgtgtttcaggtcaaaaggtcaagggtcaatctactctggacataggaagaccctgtcagctcaatattttgcaaaccctttgcttgacaaacatcaaacttggtacactggtacatccaaaggagtagatgacccctaatgattttaggtcacagtcaaagttcaagggtcaaattggacataagAATACATTGTCCGcacaatattttgagaaccctttgcttgacagacatcagacgtggtacatcttaaggagtagatgacctcttttgattttgaagtcacctggtcaaaggtcaagggttaaactggacatagtgaTATTTTGTCACCTATAATTTAAGAATCATTTTCTTGATTTACACCAAAATTGATACattggtacagcataaggagtagatgaccccaattgatttttaggtcacatggtcaatccactctggacatagtaagatattgtgtgctcaatattttgagatgGTTttgcactactatcaattaaatgatgcatgtttataactcttttcaattttgcaccggggggatacatgttttacaaacatttcttgttctaTATGAATAAGACACAAATGGGGCCAAATTCTGATTGGATATTACAACTTTCAggtatttcttttgaaaaagaaaataaaatcaatgattttggtGGGCAAATAGAGCCTTTATTCTATAATTTTCTTAAGTTGAGAGTCGGTAGTCTTTTAAGTATGTATGCCATTTCAACTCATTGGATAAAGCAAATATCATgggattttgaatttttaaagaaaatattaatttctaaGGTGAGTGGTGtcgcctatgggcctcttgtttctcaTACTCTACTTCAATTCTTTATAAATCTTCGAAATACTCTGAAGAAAATATCATTCATTTTATATGATTCTATctgattgaaataaattttcatcTACTAGAACCAAGATGGGTTGTTGTACGTTGAAGTGCAATTTGACCAGAATAAAGAGAAAGGCAAACCCGTCATTCATGGTGAAGATGAGAAAACCGATTATGCTACCGTGGAATTCCCATATCCCAAACCCAACAGTGCAGATATGTCAGGAGAAGGAAAGATTTAAACAcatttatactgtatatatacatttatcagCTACAATTTGTAATTATGTTTTGATTCTTAGTTGATTTGTTTTTAAGTTGCTACCATATACTTTTGATATAACTTTGTTATTTTGCTTATAAAGATATGCTAGTTTTCTATTCTGCAGCactgtttcatttttatgttcttCTGTATATATATGACACATCATAGACCAATACTAAAATCAGTCCAAGATAAAAGTAACACTGGATCGGATTTCCTATTTAGTGGTAATTGAAAGAGCAGGAAAAATGCTTCTGATGAAGTTAAGGGAAGAGAAAGATCCAAACATAGAAGAGGAATAGGTGGCAATGGCCATATTGTCCTTTAGAAAAAGACTTTAAAAACTGGTCAATTGTACTTATAATGCATAATTTATATAAGAATGtgtgacaatctggttgtttgtgtcgttggtcattttatatatataagtccCGTATTACATATAATTAGTGGAAACTCATACAGAATAATGCAATTAATTGATCTTAGATAAAGGTGTTGATAAACTCTcgtgatatttttattgatgtTGTAAATGAATTACATTTTTTGCTTTTTATGCTCTATAGTAGGagatagtttttggtctgtctgtgtatatatccacaaaaacttgaatcttcGCTTAAATTAATAGTACTAAGGCCTACATGTTCCTTTTGACCTCattaccttggagtttgactaaCTTTAGAAAGAAATCAACCTtagtcataacttttgaatatttagtaaTAGAGGAccatttcacatgtgtattccttgtgatatgGTCTTTCTTTTGGTATCAGAATTGCATTGCTGTCATACGGGAGCAtgagtgggtttttttcctcgcaagatatctattttatgtatTATTTGATTTCCATTGCTGtgtgtaattttcttattttcattagaGCAACTAATTTatattctgtttattattaataaatgattactatcatttcatttttattgcttaagcttgattttattttaaaagtaaactACATGTTCTCTACACAGCACCCCTTTGTGTTTTCCctgtttttatatattgatatttgaaatgaaaatataaaatcgaCATATCAAAGGTACTGCTTGATAGGAATTGAAATCCATGTTAATTTCCATAGCTCCCGCCCACTGAGAAATTTACATCCATTTCCAAATGCAAGTTGTGGagaaatttaaaacatgtaaattggACCTTTAAAGAGATGTCAGAGAAAACAGCaattattataaatatattgtgATATTCCCTGTACCATACATGGCCCTTTTCTCCAATTTCTATGTGGTAAAACGGCAAAGACCGGTccaataattggtatgaaacacgtcagacagcattctacCCAATGGCAGGTCTTAgagaaatgatttaattttgttaatgAATTACCATTCTATTAAAGTATGAATAAGTAACTAagcgtgatcaatctcatgaaacctgtaaagaatacaaaattaataaacaTGAGTCCTTGGGCATACCacaagtgggatcaggtgcctaggaggagtaagcatcccctgttgacttgGGTCACATCCGCCTTGACACAtatatcttgttcaggtaaacggagtgacCCGTATTTAACAATAGTATGTTAAGAATGGCCTAATAATtcgtatgaaacgcgtcagacagcattcaacccaGAGATTGGTTATATATGCAAATTGGATCAGTAATtctaacgaccatagaatttattaaatgctgactttagacGAGAGTTTTGAAACCCCTCTAACATAAACtcgtttgtcagtaacctgccgcAATTTAAATTGGTTAATTATATCCCACGCAACAAAGTTGCGGATGGTATAATGTTTTTAACTCACCAGTTGGTCTGTCAGTCCCTTTTCAGTACAACTCcaagaccgctcaacagaatttcgggAAACTGTATAGTTAATAATGATATACTATAAATTTGCATATTTCCAGGAAACTCTGATATTTTTTCCGgaagttatgccccttttgaacttaaatTTTCGAGTCCGTCTGTCCCTtgttatgcccccgagatcgaagatcggggggcatattgtttttgtcctgtctgtcattctgtcattctgtctgaaactttaaccttgctaataacttttgaacagtaagtgatagagctttgatatttcacatgagtattccttgtgacaagacctttccgtgggtaccaacattttttacccttgatcttggaatttgacctactttttgaaaactttaaccttgctaataccttttgaacagtaagtgatagagatttgatatttcacatgagtattccttgtgacaagacctttccgtgggtaccaacatttttgaccccgtgaccttggagtttgacctactttttgaaaacttaaaccttgataataacttttgaacaataagagatagagctttgatatttcacatgagtattccttgtgacaagacctttctgtgggtaccaacatttttgaccccgtgaccttggagtttgacctactttttgaaaacttaaaccttgataataacttttgaacaataagagatagagctttgatatttcacatgagtattccttgtgacaagacctttccgtgggtaccaacatttttgaccccgtgaccttggagtttgacctactttttgaaaacttaaaccttgataataacttttgaacaataagagatagagctttgatatttcacatgagtattccttgtgacaagacctttctgtgggtaccaacatttttgaccccgtgaccttggagtttgacctactttttgaaaacttaaaccttgataataacttttgaacaataagagatagagctttgatatttcacatgagtattccttgtgacaagacctttctgtgggtaccaacattttgaccccgtcaccttgaccttggagtttgacctactttttgaaaactttaaccttgctattaacttttgaacaataagagatagaactttgatatttcacatgggtattccttgtgacaagacctttccgtgggtaccaacatttttgaccccgtgaccttggagtttaacctactttttgaaaactttaaccttgctaataacttttgaacagtaagtgatagagctttgatatttcacctgagtattccttgtgacaagacctttccgtgagtaccaacatttttgaccccgtgaccttcaccttggagtttgacctactttttgaaatctTAAAcgttgctaataacttttgaacaataagagatagagctttgatatttcacatgagtattccttgtgacaagacttttctgtggataccaacatttttaaccccgtcaccttgacgtttgacctactttttgaaaactttaaccttgccaataccttttgaacagtaagtgatagagctttgatatttcacatgagtattccttgtgacaagacctttccgtgggtaccaacattttttacccttgatcttggaatttgacctactttttgaaaactttaaccttgctaataccttttgaacagtaagtgatagagcgttgatatttcacatgagtattccttgtgacaagacctttccgtgggtaccaacatttttgaccccgtgaccttggagtttgacctactttttgaaaactttaaccttgctaataacttttgaacagtaagtgatagaactttgatatttcacctgaatattccttgtgacaagacctttctgtgagTACCagcatttttgaccccgtgatcttgaccttggagtttgacctactttttgaaaacttaaacctcgctaataacttttgaacaataagagatagagatttgatatttcacatgagtattccttgtggcaagacctttccgcgagtaccaacatttttgaccccgtgaccttcaccttggagtttgatctactttttgaaaacttaaaccttgctaataccttttgaacagtaagtgatagagcgttgatatttcacatgagtattccttgtgacaagacctttccgtgggtaccaacattttttacccttgatcttggaatttgacctactttttgaaaaccttaaccttgcaaataccttttgaacagtaagtgatagagctttgatatttcacatgagtattccttgtgacaagacctttccgtgggtaccagcactttttacccttgaccttggaatttgacctactttttgaaaactttaaccttgtcaataccttttgaacagtaagtgatagagctttgatatttcacatgagtattccttgtgacaagacctttccgtggggtaccaacatttttgacctcgtgaccatgaccttggagtttgatctactttttgaaaacttaaaccttgctaataacttttgaacaataagagatagatctttgatatttcacatgagtattccttgttacaagatctttccgttggtattgaaccttttgaccttgacatttgacctactttaatttttttttacgttggtcataacttctaaatggtattagagctttcatattgtacatgagcatttcttttgacaagatctttctactggtaccaagatatttgcccttgtgaccttggccatcttcggaattggccatttatcgggggcatttgtgtttcacaaacacatcttgttcttttTGCAGTGATGCGTAGAATTAcaaccattcattatgtgaggcattgtcaagtaatgttggagcgtggggtatgtgagcttgctcactttttaTGGCGTCGAGCGGTAGTTCGAAAGCCATATATAGCAATCGCACGTCTTCAAATTCTTTACGCAACCGCAGTTGACTTCttatcaatccttccgccaaaAAAGTAGTTGCTTATACAAAAGAAGTAAAATACATGAAACGACAATATTGATACAAACCACAAGGAATTCATATAAATGTAGAAATCTTACATTATTTTAGTATATGAATGACatcatctctctctctatatatatatatatgaagcaCACCTTGGGCATTGTAGCGGATGAATATATTGGCAATTGTATTTTACGGAAGTGGCCGAGTTGTTACGAGTGAAGACCACTGACAGAAGGCGGAAAGTATCTGCACAGTTATTCAAATTACGAGAAGTTTGAGAAACAAGAAAAACCATtcatgaaaattttgtaaacaattatCTAAAAGATATGAACATTTGCAAAAAgtagttaaaaattattattcagTTTCAATATCAATGCGGACTAGATTTCGTGAATTCACGTGATGTCTGGGGTAGCGTGGGTTTGGGAGAAGAAAGATTATGGAgcagatcaaagatctgattgtAATCAGATTGAACTTCCTCCGACCACACATGTTaaaacacccccacccccacccccaatgtctagtgatgtagagcagaagAATTAAATTCTCTTGGTTTATTCCTTGAGTGTAGCACTGAAAAGATATTGGAGACTGACTAAATTTTCCACGGACAGTATGTGAGTCTATTAACTCCTAACATTAATAAGGTGACAAGCTTAAATTAGTTAAATATCATACAGAGACGAAAGCTAGAGAGTCCCAGATTAGAATAATAAAATACGGAGTGAGTTGTCAAGAGTCAATTATGTGCAGATATTTAATCTATCAAATGATGTTGCTGATTATTCAGGGGTGGGTGGGGGACATGTCCCCCAATTTACCTcccctgagctgaaagctcaagtgggcTATTCTGATCGCCTTTTGTATGTCGTCCATTTGTCCGTCTTTTCATATTTCAGGGTGTCAAGCCACTTTTGGTCTAAAGCATGTAGGATTATAGGATTTTTTTTGGCAATTTATAGGGCAAATATAGGGATTTTTACATCAGATTTAAAGGAATAAATaggatttttataaaagaatttgtataaaagtttattgtatctGCGTAAAAATCTATGAAGCATAGTATCTTACTGaagaagaaataatattaaacataaacaaagacaaaatcctttcagatgtggacagttttcTATCCAATAAACAGTTCTTTTACAGTCATCATAGTGTCGTAATAGTCGAGGAAATACCTGACAAATCCCTCCAGATATGTCCTTTAGACAGGCTGTGTCCGTAGAAACGTCTGGCAAGATGGCGGGTCAGGATATCAATATATCGTTAGATAGATCGTACGCAGATGAGTCGGGCTATGGTACCACACTTCTCCCCTCCTTGTAGAGCCGATGATGTTCATTGGCGAATTAATACTATATTAACTTTACAGCTATGTAAAATccaccacccacccacccccccccccctccaaacaGTTCAACAATAGGACATGGAGTAtagtaataattgaattgtcCTCAAGATATGCGAAGACCAATATGTAACAGCAAACATCAGATAACAGAAATCATGCACTTTTcctaagtacatatatatgaaaaatgtaTGTACAATCCAAAATGAGGTccacaaagaaacaaaaattataacaaTAAGAAGACTGGCACTATATATAGTTAGTGGACTCGATGACTATATATCTCCATGGCATTAGTGTTGGCTATCTTCAACAGAAGGGATGCCGGCATATTCCTTATAAAGGATACTTGCTTGGCCAAGGAGAGAATATTCCAAGGATGATTGAGGCGGCATCCAGGAGCAGGAGGAAGATAGGGGGCATCTGTCTCAAGCAAAAGCTGCTCCGGCGGTATTAACGCTACCATCCTCGGGTCCTGCACGGATTTCATTGTGACCCCAAACTTGACATGGGTCAATTCCCTCTGCCACTGCCGCAGCTCCTCTAACTCGCCAATGAAGCAGTGTCTATGAAAGACATGATCCGACATATCCACCATGTGTATGGTAGCGAGTGTGTGCACTGCTGCTTCACCCGTGCCATTGTCTCGACAGTGTAGTATGACGGGCTTGCCCAAGTCACGAGCCATCAGAAGCATTTCTGCAAGGAAGTCCAACTGTTTCCTGAGGCGCTCACGCTGGCAGTCCTGAGGGTTATGGCATGGATTACAGCTGCACTGCGATGTTAGATCTATGCCAATTTCACCAATAGCGCAGCACTGTGGCAAGCTAGCCAATTCAGAGAGCCTTGTCAGGATGTCAGGGTGGGCATCACATACAGAGTGAGGGTGGATGCCAAAGGAAACCTTCAGGTTAGTGGTCGACGCTATTTGTTGTTCCCAAGCATCCCATTCTCTAGGAAATACATAGTTGGCAATTGCCAAGTTCACATAACCTCTGCCCTGAAGGGCATCTTGCAGATGAGGCCAGTTGAGATAGCTGGAACGTTGGAGAACTTTGTCCAGATGGAAGTGACTGTCCACTAGTGATACCGGCTCTTCAAAAATGATTGGCTTATCTACAGTCATCCCTGTGGTTAGGAGCCTACATTGATGGTTCTTGAACATTTTCTGACGCTCCGGGGTCTGACCCTTGAGAATAGTGGATATGACCTGTCAATGGAGTACACACACTATGTGCTTTAGAGGGGAAATTATGTACGAGCATGGTTGGCTGTCACTGTAATGAGCGCTGTAGAATGCCATCAGTTGATGTTCAGAAACAGTAAATTCCCCACCTGGGATGTTAATTTGAGTTGCCAATAGTTGTAAGAGATCATTTAGATCCTCTGCCCGAAACCATTCTCTG is part of the Ostrea edulis chromosome 2, xbOstEdul1.1, whole genome shotgun sequence genome and harbors:
- the LOC130051562 gene encoding LOW QUALITY PROTEIN: 3'-5' ssDNA/RNA exonuclease TatD-like (The sequence of the model RefSeq protein was modified relative to this genomic sequence to represent the inferred CDS: substituted 1 base at 1 genomic stop codon); its protein translation is MAFYSAHYSDSQPCSYIISPLKHIVCVLHXQVISTILKGQTPERQKMFKNHQCRLLTTGMTVDKPIIFEEPVSLVDSHFHLDKVLQRSSYLNWPHLQDALQGRGYVNLAIANYVSFGIHPHSVCDAHPDILTRLSELASLPQCCAIGEIGIDLTSQCSCNPCHNPQDCQRERLRKQLDFLAEMLLMARDLGKPVILHCRDNGTGEAAVHTLATIHMVDMSDHVFHRHCFIGELEELRQWQRELTHVKFGVTMKSVQDPRMVALIPPEQLLLETDAPYLPPAPGCRLNHPWNILSLAKQVSFIRNMPASLLLKIANTNAMEIYSHRVH